The sequence CCTTTTGCCAGAAGAGATTGGACTCTTTCTACAGGTTTTCAATACCAACGCATAGAAGTTAAAAACAGTGATGGAGACGTGTCTCCTTTATCGCAACCTCGAACTTTTACCGATCTTGATACAGGTCAAGAAGTTACGTCAGAGCCATTTAATCTTGCCTTTAGCGATGATGGTACAGACGATTTATTTTCTTTACGTTTTGGCGCAACTCGCGATCGCCGTAACAATCCTCTGCAACCTACCAGTGGTTCAATACTCAGGCTAGGAACAGAGCAAACCATACCAATTGGTTCGGGTAGTATTCTCTTTAATCGACTCAGAGCCAACTATAGCCAATATTTTCCGATTAATATTGTTCCTTTTGGTGGTAATACTGAAGCATTGGCTTTCAACATTCAAGCAGGAACGATTATTGGCGATGTACCTCCTTATGAAGCATTTATCTTAGGGGGAAGCAATTCTGTTCGCGGTTTTAATGATGGTGAAGTAGGTAACGGGAAAAGTTATTTTCAAGCTACGGCAGAATATCGGTTTCCCATATTTAGAATTGTTGGTGGCGCGCTCTTCTTTGATTACGGTACATTTTTGGGTTCTGACGATAATGTTCCTGGAAATCCATCTGTTGTTAGAGAACTTCCTGGTAGCGGATATGGATATGGTTTAGGGGTTAGGGTACAATCTCCGCTAGGACCAATTCGGGTAGACTATGCCATTAATGACGACGGTGACAGTCAGATTCAATTTGGGATTGGCGAAAAATTTTAATCTGTGGGGGTAAACAACTGTTTGCCCAAAATTATGGTCAGTACAGTAGCTAGAGAGTTTAGATTGTCGGGAGTGGGATTGCATTTAGGAGAAAATGCCACTGTTAGAGTAATGCCTGCAAAGGCTGGAGATGGTCGCTATTTTGTGCGGGTGGATTTGCCTGATGCGCCGAAAATTCCAGCTCAAATTGATGTGCTAGGTCAAACTACCCTATCTACCGAATTATTGGTCGGAAAAGCTAAGGTTAGGACAGTAGAACATTTGCTAGCTTCTTTAGTCGCCTGTGGTGTAGATGATGCCCGTATCGAAATTGATGGCGAAGAAATACCTTTACTGGATGGTTCGGCTAAAAACTGGTGTGAAGCGATCGCTCAAGCTGGAATCACTCACCATAAAATAACTCCAGCTACTCAACGTTCTATTACGCCAACAGAACCAATCTGGATTAGAGAAAATGACTCTTTTGTTGCTGCTTTACCTGCACTCCAAACTCGCTTGACCTATGGCATAGATTTTACCTACGAGGCAATTGGTAATCAGTGGCATAGCTGGAGTCCTGCCGAAGCAAATTTTGCTACTGAAATTGCGCCTGCTCGTACTTTTGGTTTTGCCGAACAAATAGAACAGCTACAGCGATCGGGTTTAATTAAAGGGGGAAACCTGGAAAATGCCCT comes from Coleofasciculaceae cyanobacterium and encodes:
- the lpxC gene encoding UDP-3-O-acyl-N-acetylglucosamine deacetylase; translation: MVSTVAREFRLSGVGLHLGENATVRVMPAKAGDGRYFVRVDLPDAPKIPAQIDVLGQTTLSTELLVGKAKVRTVEHLLASLVACGVDDARIEIDGEEIPLLDGSAKNWCEAIAQAGITHHKITPATQRSITPTEPIWIRENDSFVAALPALQTRLTYGIDFTYEAIGNQWHSWSPAEANFATEIAPARTFGFAEQIEQLQRSGLIKGGNLENALVCSHQGWVNPPLRFTNEPARHKLLDLVGDLSLLGLLPTAHLIAYKASHKLHTQLAIKLAEIR